DNA sequence from the Vicia villosa cultivar HV-30 ecotype Madison, WI linkage group LG3, Vvil1.0, whole genome shotgun sequence genome:
aatatacaaaaactaaataataattagcataataattttattgtgaaaaaaaatataattgtattttaagtaattgtgaaatttgtttcaaataatgaatacacgttttttaattaaaaaatcacttttttttcttaataaataataaaaataatgtattataattaataataataataatcacgtaatttatattaatttttcttaaaaatacgtgatttttaatatttatttgtaggaAACGTTATTTTTAAATACGTGATTTTTAAATacgtgatttttaatttttaattttcaaattataaattttttaatattaatatataataaacgttatattgaaataaaaaaaaattctgaccttcaatcaaattttgttatttttatttaaataaacttatattatatatactttatatacactataaaaattgttatatttttaaatagtgcgttaaaatataaaaactatataaacagtaaatataaaaacaaacaaggattaatgattaatccaaaaatattatataaagtgaacaatgaaattgataatattttgtaatcatttttaaatattttaaaaaatattttatattttttttatttttacatatttgtgtgcttattattcattatttatgcacattttgagcattattttttattctatttaaaattgaaacaattttattatttactttaattaattgaatatgatttttttaaagaaaataaaaacgtgagttttgttttaaaataagaatatgttatttttttataaagattaacaattattataaatatataaataaaaaattataacttattttgtaagtgaaattattttaatttttttaattaaaattattttaaattttaaaatttgaattaggatagaaatatataataacaattattcataactcataaattatatcaaaatatataattattaatatttattactcataaattatatcaaatttatgatatgtgaattaattaatatcctaaaattaatttttgggattttttaagattttttttgttgtttcggagatgcatctccgaatcagttaaaatcccaatttttgggattttttcggaaatgcccttccgaagtctggaaaaattttgaaaaaaaaattatttcggaaatgcatttccgaagcggggtaaaatgggtttttcgctggggtgaccccatagggaggtgggtaaagaaaaaatcaaaaacaaaatgtgGAGAATCTATTCAGTGTTAATATATAAGGAAAATTTAGACTTACATTTGTCATCTTCCATTGTTATTCCACTGATTTCCATAACTACATATATTCATTTTGCAACGTGTGTTAATTATTAACAAAATTTGGAGAATCTATGGTTAATATACAAGGAAACTAGAGACATACTCTGATGATGTGGAGAATCTATTGCCATTCCTCAAGATTGAAATGCAGAATGAAATAGGTAGTGTTGGTCCAAGGTACTAAGCAGATAGTGGAAGCGTAATTGCCTTATATAAGAAATGAAATGAATCTGATACTTTGGAAAAACATTGAGCATACTCTCTTCCTGTAAAAACGAGTTTCACATTAGTAGTGCAATATGTAATCGTTGGACATGCACGtcgataattttaattaaaaacatcTTACCATTGTTAACAACGCTGATTGATAAGAAAGTTATTAACTACCAACCTGATATTTCCACTCCTAaccaattaaaaaacaaattccATACTTTCAAACAacttttcattaaataaaatattattacattCTAATTTCtcattaaataacaagtgtgtgttcaactttaattttcatttttcaagttaattagaaatattttattcCTTTCTTCAATTTTGTTTTTCATCGTTGCAGCGTAACCTAACAGTATGTTTGGGTGTAATAGTTTAAATAagggaaaataattttttttagagaatTTAAAATGACTTATCAAAATTTATTGATTGGATAACAAATatggagaattgttaaaatgatataaatttataaagtatTTTATTCAAGTTATAGTTGTTCTACCGAATTTGATTTGGAAACCAACGAGGATATCGAGATTCCAGAAGAGAAGGATCATCAAGTTGATTTTGACGTTCAGGGGGGCAGAGATGAATCGGGTGCGGTGAGGGAAAACAGGCACGGCGAGGAGGAAAAATCTCTTATCGGCGGTAGTGTTCTGGGAGATAATAGGGAAAATCATAATCTAGACATAGAGTCAGCTGGTATGGATATAGGCTCAACTTTTGATAAAGCCATCCAAGCCATTCTAGTTTTAAAAAGGAAGGAAATGGACAATCATAGCCTTTTACATGAAAGATCTTCTGCTAAGTCCTTTACGAGGACGAAACTTACGAGGGGTGGGGGATCTGAAAAGCTGTTAGGTGGGGACTTTGACTCTTCATGCCCGATAACTTTATTTTCTGCAGAAAGAGAAACGTGCAAGGCTACAAAGGAAGACGAGGTGGAAAGTGCTTTGGTTGTTAATAACTTTTTGAAGAAGGGTGGGGGATCTGTTCAGAAGAAAGGTGAGGCCATAGAAACTTCAAGTTTTTTATCAACCTCATCAATGAGAGACACGTGTAACGATATTAAACCGGATGACGGGGCAAGAACTTTGTTGGATAATAAATTAATGAAGAAAGGGACTATATATATAAATCTCTAAATGGGCTGGCTGGAAAAGGTAGTGGTTTGGGAGCAAACAAACCCagtaagaaatataaagaacTTAGCGAAAAGTCCAACCTCATGAAGAATCGGACTTCTCCAGCGAAGATGGCTCGCGCTTCTCCTGCGAAGACGGCTCCGAATCAGGTTCAGTCTCTTAATCCTAATCTCTATGGCAGAAGATCGTTGATTAGCTCTAGCGATTGTATCGAAACTCCGCTCTCCAAATCTCAGCCGGTGGAATCTGATATAGTTAGGTGCAATCATAGAACTCTCTCTAATTTCGGGAGAAGCGGTAATGACAGACTAAATATGGAAATTGATAAGCTGGGGGTCGGGCCGGTGTTAGGTGGGTTTATTCCTAAGAACAATGTTACTGAGAATGAAGGAAGGAAGGGGAGCTTAAACTGTTTTAAATGATAATTGGAAGTTATAATATTAGGGGGCGTGTAGCATTATAAAAAGGAAGAAGATCAGGGGCTTAATAGCAAAAGGGAGAGCTGACTTTTTTCTCTTGCAGGAAACAAAATTCAAAGAGGTTAATGTGGAGTTGGTTAGAAGTCTGTGGGGAACTGAAGAGATGGATTTTTCCTTTTCGGTTTCGGTAGGCTCCTCCGGTGGATTACTGTCAATTTGGAATTCTATCTCTGTTTCTGTTGAGGCTAGCTTTTCGGGGCCTGGCTTCTTAGGAAACAAGGTTTTGTGGAAAGGTGAGTATTTTTACGTGGTTAACATTTATTCTGGATGTGCTTTGCATCAAAAACGTGAGTTATGGAATAGTCTACTTGTgctaaaaaacaaatttcaagaTGGAGAATGGATCATTGCGGGAGATTTTAACACAGTCAAAAAAAGGAGCGAGAGATGGGGTTGTTCTTCTAGAAGTGTCAATTCCAAATGGAGTGATTTTTCGGATTTCATTGACGATATTGGGCTTGTTGATGTGCCTTGCAAGGACAAGAGATTCTCGTGGATTAGTGGGGATGGAAAATCAAAAAGCAGGATCGATAGGTTTCTTATTTCCAACAATGTAATCTCATCATGGGGGGTGGTTGGACAATGGATTGGGAAGAGAGACATTTCGGATCATTGCCCGGTGTGGTTGATGGTAGACAAGGAGGATTGGGGTCCAAAACCGTTTAAGTTCAATAACGAATGGTTTAATCACAATcatttttttgactttgttaagAAGGAGTGGGATGATATTAAATTTCAAGGGAGGGGAGATTATGTGTTGAAAGAGAAATTACGTTTGATTAAAGAAAGATTGAGGTGGTGggagaaaaatatttttgggaaaATAGATTTGGAGATAGAGGAGAATGTGAAGGAGCTAAACAAATGGGATGATAGGGAGAGGTGGGAGGAAGAAATCCATTTAAATAATGTGAAGGCCTCGAAGAATATATGGTTCAATCTTAAACTCAAGGAGAACATGTTGATTCAAAAGAGTAGAATGAGGTGGCTAAACAACGGGGATGAAAATACTAGATTCTTCCATAACACGGTGAAGGAAAGAAGACGGTTGAATCGCATTTGTATGGTAGACTCTAATGAAGGGGTTGCTTCTTCGGTCAATGAGGTGAAGGAGACGGTTAGGAATCATTTTGAAGACAAGTTTAAGGAGGATTGTTTCAATAGACCTCTATTGGAAGGCATTGCGTTTAAATCTTTGAGTGTTGATCAAGCTTGTTCTCTAGAGGCTCCTTTCACGTTGGAGGAAATAAGGGAGGCGGTTTGGAGTTGTGATGGATCTAAAAGAAGATGTTTTTGCTTGTTTCAATAGTTTTTCTTCGGGAGCGGCGTTGTCTAAGAGTATCACTTCATCTTTCCTTGCTCTTATTCCTAAGAGGAGCAACCCCTTGGTTTTAGATGACTACCGCCCCATATGCCTTGTCGGGTATATTCACAAAATCGTTTCCAAAGTTTTGGCTTGTAGAATAAAGAAGGTCCTTCCTTCCGTTATTTCCGAATGTCAAAGCGCTTTTGTACCGGGGAGACAAATGATGGACGGGGTGATAATTGCTAATGAGTTAGTGGACTTTTCTAGTAAGGAAAGAAAAGAATGTCTTCTTTTCAAGGTAGATTTTGAAAAAGCTTACGACAAAGTTAGTTGGAACTTCCTTAGATATATGTTGAGAAGGTTGGGGTTCGGGGATTtgtggatgaagtggatggagtCGCTAGTTTTCACTAGCAAGATGTCGGTGTTAGTTAACGGTAGCCCAACGAAAGAATTCATGGTGGAAAGGGGCCTCCgacaaggagatccaatatctccttttctttttgttatagtGGCAGAAGCGTTAAAGGCTTTGGTTGGGAGAGCGATTGATAATGGGGATTTTGTTGGTTTTAATGTGAACGGGAAGTGCTTCATTGACATTCTCCAATTTGCCGATGATACGCTTTTAATTGGAGATGGAAGTTGGAATCATCTTTGGGATATAAAAGCGGTGCTGTGGAGCTTTGAAACGGTATCGGGCCTTAGGATCAATTACCACAAAAGTAAATTGATTGGAGTCAATATCAATCCGCACTTCATGGAGGTAGCAACTAATTTTCTTAATTGTATGGAGGAGGAAAAAGAGTTCAAATTTCTCGGGATTACTATCGGTGCTAATCCAAGAAGGATCTCTACTTGGAATTTTCTTTTGGACAATATTAGGAGGAAATTGAATTCTTGGAAAGGGCGGTGGCTAAGTTTTGGTGGGAGGATAACTCTTATAAAGTCAATTTTAAGTAGCTTGGCGATTTTCACTCTATCTTTCTACAAGGCCCCTAAGAAAGTTATAGCGGAGATTAATCGTATGCAAAGCAAATTTTTATGGGGAGGTGTGGGTGAAACAAGGAAAGTGCATTGGGTTAATTGGAATGTGTTGTGTCTTCCGGTGGAGAATGGAGGTCTCGGTTTTAGAAGGTTGGATCTATTCAACAAAGCTCTTCTCTTGAAATGGCATTGGAGGATTTATGGATCATCTAAAGAGTTATGGTATAGAATGCTTAAAGCGCGGTATGAGGATGTGAGTCTAAGTTTGAGTTGTGATAATTCAATTGATAAGAAGGGAAGAAAAACATCGGTGTGGTGGAAGGATTTATTTTCGATGGGGAGAGATCTACCGGAGAATTTTTTAACTAACCATTTTCATTTTCAGGTTGGAGATGGACATTCTATCTCTTTTTGGAAATCTCATTGGTTGGATGGCGGCTCTTTAAAGGATAGGTTCACGAATCTATTTTTCCGTTCTTTGTTGCAAGACGTTTCTATCGGGGCCATGGGTGGATGGAATAATGGGAATTGGCTTTGGGGAGACTTAGGAATTCACAACGGCCAAGCTCACAATCATCACATGGGAAGGAATCTAGCTGTTCCAAGGGAAGCTGTGCAGAACAATGCTGCCAGCCCTTTTATTGTCAATCTCGTAGGTGCCACAACAGCTGGGAACGGTTCTGCTCATCCTGTTTTTGCTGCCGGCGCTGCTGATGCTCACGAGGGCTTGATTGGGACTCACCAACAGCAGTTGTAGAATCTCTTTACTGTTCTATCCGCGGCCCAGCCTATGGAAAATAAAAGGGATGCTGTGGTTTGGAAGCTAGCAGTAGATGGTATGTACACGGTGGCTTCAGGCTACTCAACTCTTTGCAACAACTACATTCCTTTAGGCCCGGCTAATAGATACGATGCGACTTATAAGGATATTTGGAAGGTTAATGTGCCGTTGAAAGTGAGGTTTTTTGGTTGGAGATGCTTCCAAAATAGAGTACCAACAAAGGATTCCCTTAGGAACAAAGGTATTCTCCCTATTTCTTCGACTCTCGATTGTGTTTTCTGTGACAATGGCACCGAATCTATTCTTCACTCGTTTCTCTTTTGTCGAAATGGTGGGATTGTGTGGAAGGAAATTGCCGAATGGATTGGGATACCGTTTACGATAGGTGTTGATTTAAAGGATAGTTTTTTGAATTGGAGTTACTCTTGCCGTGTGAAGAAAGTTAAAAGTGGTAAAATTGGCACCGTTTGGTTAGCTACTTTGTGGAGTCTTTGGTTAAGTAGGAACGACATTGTTTTCAACAACGGTTCTTGGAACTCGAGGGATGTCGTTTGGAGCTGTAAATCGCTCGTTTGGAGGTGGTCGTTCATAGGGaaaattactcattccaattACATCTTTTTTTagtttagcaataacccattgttttacttatGTTAGGTTCCAAtcggtttgtaattttcttgttcGAACCTGTTTTGGGGTGTAATCTCGCCTCTTAATGGCTCTAATATAATTCcttgctttcaaaaaaaaaaaggaatttcaaatgataaaaaaataaaaaaaaatttcaaattttacaagATGGTCctctaatttataaaaattacaaatttattgcaaaaatctcaaaaaattgcaaattagtccctaataattttcaatttttacaaattggtcctttgaaatttgcaaaaattgcaaattggtccctatttttcattttttaaatttggctcaaatattttaaaatttatgaaaatgaccccaaaaatttaatattttaatactctaaacaaaagaattttaaattgtattatttgtaattgaattatttaaattgtttattagAATTTTGAATTCCTTAAAAATTCTTAATTACCTCATTCGAAAACTTTCTAATATAATTCTTCTAATAACTTCCACTACAAAATAGTTGAGTAACtgttgtggatattttccaaATAATGACGGTTTTGACAACCATACTTTACAGCGATTTCTTTCTTCCTCAAACCTAAGGCTACCTACAGATTCATCTTCACCAAACTTATGCAGCGATTTTGAAtaagaatataaaaatttaatcaCTATTGGATAAACCATTGTGGTGATATCCCATTAATTTCATTGAACAAGAAGTTTGAATTATTCCTTAAGATTGATCTTGTGCATGAATAAGTTAGAATTATTCCCTTCAAATCACTTAGACTCCAACCAAGTGCTTCTTTATTATCTTGCAATACTCTACAAAAGCTTTTCTTCCTCCAAAATAGACAGTCAAATAATGATAATAGTTGGTTTCAATGACTTCTAACTCAAGAAGACATATTTCAAATCAAGAGGGGGTGAATCATCTACTATCATGTGCTTATCTAATGGTTCAGAATATGGATAGTAAAAAGTCAaaaggggtgaatagatctcccAATATAAAAAttccttttaaaatattttgagaaGCTTCTATTCTTTTATTGTTTGttgaatttaattttgtttaaccATGTAGTTTGttgaatttaattttgtttagtttGGAAAAATATATTGGCCATTCCAGAACATAAATCCTAGgtaaatataattgatttttcacTTCATGAATTGTATTTGGTAACTTATAGCATTCATGAACCAGGCAATCCCTAGGATGATAATATGAGTCTTCtttattgtttattttgatttttttggtgACATTGTACCTGACATtcagtttttttattataatatttattagatATCCATAATGGAATTTTTTTATaccaatattaatttttataattttctatttaCTCTTGATTTTACTATGGTTTATCCTTTAATATTTTCtccaaatttaaattatattgagATTATAAACTATTAACATGTTGTTAATTTTATATAAGAAATGCAATCAATAAAaaacaaatcatattattatttttatttactctTAATTTTACTATGGATATAACTATTAAATTCTTGTTAATTTTTTATAAGAAACGCaatcaatataaatcaaaatcatttttttttcttttttggtaataatcttattattttatttactcttaaATTTACTATGTTTTACCCTTTattattttctctcattttaaaattatatttaaaatataaactaataaaTGATTGTTCCTATTGTATAAGAAATgtaatcaatataaaaaaaaatcatattattttctttaatctcatttttttattctttaatattttctcccattttaaaattatatttaaaatataaactatTAAATTGTTGATCCTACAAGAAAATTGGTAGATTGCGACGGTTATTTTAGCAGATTACGACGGTAAAAACTCCCTCAACCTGTTTCGCCATGGTTGCATAAACCGTCACACCAACCATCGCACTAGTTCACATCTGGTTGGAACTTACATAAACTGAAAATGGCGACGGTTAAAAACCGTCGTGAATATGCCTTTCATTTTTGTTCGCGATGGTTGGAACTATCGTAAGTATgcctttgagttttaattttcgttttttgtGTCGTCGTGAACGAAATATCGTGATAACAGTTTAAAGCGCCATTATTTATTTAACGCTACACTTAGCAACagcttaaattattattaatttttatattatattttttatttacattatttctactataatatttgttaatatagtattacttttttttaatattatatttttctttaaattatttctattataatatttttttatagtattattttttactttatttaacatgataaaattaatttcaataaaaaacatttaaaatcaaataagcatcataatataaaaaatatgagtTTCATTATCATGTAAAATGTGAGTTCCATAATCATGTCATGTAGTACAAAAAACCGAAAACATATCAAATCCTAATCTTATAATAATAAGTATCAATATGCTAAAAATACATAATAAAGTTCATAATCTAATTAATTACTCCGAAAGCTCATCTCTAACCATCATCCGATACTCTTCATGATCTTCATAAGTTAGCACATTAAAAAAATAGAGAGCTAGGATCTACAGAAAAATGTATAAATTTGACCATTAATtactatacatatattgttgTAAGGTCCAATAGaatgaaataaatttaattaaagctATTTGAAATGCTTACAAAGAATGATGCTCCAAAACATATGACAAAGAGCTTTTACAAGTTTATCATAGATATGATGTTCTAACATTTATAATTTTCTACCAATTGAGTTTGCTTTCTCAAATATATTTCAACAAATAAAGATATTTGCATCTATCATACCCCTCTCTATTATTGTATTTCCCCATTTATACAAATACTTTTCTAACTAAACAAATAGTGTTAACTAAAGAAATGTTATCCTAACACCAACACAACAAAGGTGTAATTTAGTCCGTTAATTTGGGACATAGTTGATTGAACTCGGAAAAATAAACTATTGAGTAGATCAGGGGCCCCAAGTTTAGATGCAAAATATACAATGTGAAGACTTATTGTC
Encoded proteins:
- the LOC131658967 gene encoding uncharacterized protein LOC131658967; this encodes MARASPAKTAPNQVQSLNPNLYGRRSLISSSDCIETPLSKSQPVESDIVRCNHRTLSNFGRSGNDRLNMEIDKLGVGPVLGGFIPKNNETKFKEVNVELVRSLWGTEEMDFSFSVSVGSSGGLLSIWNSISVSVEASFSGPGFLGNKVLWKGEYFYVVNIYSGCALHQKRELWNSLLVLKNKFQDGEWIIAGDFNTVKKRSERWGCSSRSVNSKWSDFSDFIDDIGLVDVPCKDKRFSWISGDGKSKSRIDRFLISNNVISSWGVVGQWIGKRDISDHCPVWLMVDKEDWGPKPFKFNNEWFNHNHFFDFVKKEWDDIKFQGRGDYVLKEKLRLIKERLRWWEKNIFGKIDLEIEENVKELNKWDDRERWEEEIHLNNVKASKNIWFNLKLKENMLIQKSRMRWLNNGDENTRFFHNTVKERRRLNRICMVDSNEGVASSVNEVKETVRNHFEDKFKEDCFNRPLLEGIAFKSLSVDQACSLEAPFTLEEIREAVWSCDGSKRRCFCLFQ